The genomic stretch TCGGTGCTTGCTCACGATGCGGACGGGTGGAGAATCGTCCAGTACCATTCCTCGTCGCGCGCGCCGCGCAACTGATTACGGCTTTCGAAGAGGTAGCACCGGTTGGCAACGCCGTCGCTGAAGCTGCGCCTGCATGTGCTCGGCAGCAAGATCCACAAATGGCTGGCGATTTTCGTCGGTGTCCAGGTTCTCTTGTGGATGGGAACCGGCGCCCTCATGTCGTTTCTCGACCTGGAAGAAGTTCGCTCCGAACATGTCGTTTCGCGTGAACAAGAGGCGCTGCCCGCCGATGCCCCGCTCCCGGCCTGGGTCGCAAACGACGGTACTCTTGCAGCGGTAACGACACGTTCGCTCGACGGCGATGCCGTGACCGAGGTCCGCAAGGTTGACGGTAGCGTGAGCCTCCACGATCCGGTGACTGGGCGTAAACTCTCCCCCATCTCGGCGGCAACGGCAAAATCCATCGCCTTGCGCGCATGGACCGGGCCGCGCACGACCATCGAGGCCGCACGGATCGTCGATGACCCCATCGGAACCGAGTTTCGCGGCCCTTTTCCGGCCTGGCAGGTCACCTATGCTGACGAGGCTTCGACGCGCATCTACATCGATGCCGCCAGCGGCACGCTCGGGGCGGCGCGCAGCGATACATGGCGCCTGTTCGATTTCATCTGGGGCCTCCACATCATGGACTGGACCGAGCGCGACCGCATCAACAGTTGGTGGCTGCTGCTGTTCGGCATTGGCGGCACGATCATAGCCCTGTCGGGTTTCGTCCTGCTGGCGAACCGGATGCCGAGGCTGCGCCGCCGCGCAAAGAAGAGCAAGCTCGCCTGAGCCCATGGGGCTTATTCGCGTGGGCGAACGCCTTACCCTCGTTCGCCAGGCCGAACGCGGCCAGGAGCCGAATGCGTTCGACGATCGCGATGATGCCGCCAGCAAGCGTGACCACCCGGGCGCACTTCAGTCGCGCTGAACTATCAAATTAATGCGAGGGGCACGCGGCTGCCGTGCGTATCAGGCACATAGGTCGCACTTTAACTGCAGGGTCGGGAGACATACGAGACATGAAAGCCCCCTCATTTCTGGCGCTGCTCGCCGCAAGCCTGCTCTTCGTCGGACCCGTTCAGGCTCATGGCGACGAAAAGCACGGCGAAGAGGCGAGCGCCGCGCCTGCTGCCACCAATGGCGATGTGCACGACCAGGCGGCCATGGCGCAGATGGGCGAGACTGCGGATGCTGGCGAGTCCTCCGGCGCGCACGATGAAGCGGGCGCAGCCCATGACGAGGCCGGTGGCCATGCGGATGAGAGCGAAACCGGCGTCATGGCCGTACTGAAAAAGCTGCATCCGGCAACGATCCACTTCCCGATCGCCTTGTTTTTCATGGCTGCGGCCACCGAATTGTTCGTGATGCGCCGGAAAGGAGCGGGCCTGGAAAGTGCGGTGCGCGTACTCGTCTACGGCGGAGCAATCGGCGCAGTCGTCGCAGTTCTGTTCGGATGGATTCACACCGGTCTGTGGTTCGGCGGCGATACTGTCATGCAAGTCCATCGATGGACCGGTATGCTGATCGCGGTTCTCGGTATTGCGATGGCATACCTCGCGAGCAGGCCGAGCCAGAGCCGCGCATGGTTGCGCGCGTCGATCTTCTCCATGGCGGCACTCGTTCTCATCCAGGGGTTCCTTGGCGGCGAGCTCGCGCACGGACCGGACCATCTTGGCGTTTCGTGGCTCTGAAGGAGTTGAATAACATGCGAATTCTGAAATCGAACACCGCGATAGCATTTCTCGCGACCGCGCCATTGACGTTCGCTCTCGCCGCTTGTGACCAAGCGCAGGAGAGCACACCGGCTGCTGAGGTTTCGCCTATGGGCGAAGCTGCGGTGGTGGCTGGCACGGCACCCGAGGCGGGTCTTGCCGATCCGGCAGCCTCTCCCTCCAAAGATGAGGCAGCGACCGCTCGGGAGGACGCTCTTTCGACAAATGGCGCCGCCACGCCCGCCTC from Qipengyuania profundimaris encodes the following:
- a CDS encoding DUF2231 domain-containing protein; the encoded protein is MKAPSFLALLAASLLFVGPVQAHGDEKHGEEASAAPAATNGDVHDQAAMAQMGETADAGESSGAHDEAGAAHDEAGGHADESETGVMAVLKKLHPATIHFPIALFFMAAATELFVMRRKGAGLESAVRVLVYGGAIGAVVAVLFGWIHTGLWFGGDTVMQVHRWTGMLIAVLGIAMAYLASRPSQSRAWLRASIFSMAALVLIQGFLGGELAHGPDHLGVSWL
- a CDS encoding PepSY domain-containing protein translates to MATPSLKLRLHVLGSKIHKWLAIFVGVQVLLWMGTGALMSFLDLEEVRSEHVVSREQEALPADAPLPAWVANDGTLAAVTTRSLDGDAVTEVRKVDGSVSLHDPVTGRKLSPISAATAKSIALRAWTGPRTTIEAARIVDDPIGTEFRGPFPAWQVTYADEASTRIYIDAASGTLGAARSDTWRLFDFIWGLHIMDWTERDRINSWWLLLFGIGGTIIALSGFVLLANRMPRLRRRAKKSKLA